The Verrucomicrobiia bacterium DNA window TTTGAAAGGGCCTTGGTCAGAAAGACCGACAATTTCGCCCTTTATTATAATTACGGACTGGCTCTAGCCAAGCTAAGCGACTTCCTATCAGCCCGTGAGGCTTTTCGGAGATCACTCGAGTTAAATCCCAACTTTGCTCCTGCCAGAGAGAAATTGGCAATCACCGAATCCATCTTAAGGCAGAGGGGTTCTCCGTAACCATCGTTTATTCCCGACTTCTTCCTTGACACTCTGAATGTCCAGCGCTTAATTCACGAACGGAAGGGAAAATCCCCCGAAAGGAATGGAGGAAGGAGTTTTGAAACAAGAAAGGAGGCGGAGAAATAGGAGAGGCGGCTTTAGAAACACAAAAAAGTTGGCTCCAAAAAGGCCGCCAGATTCTCATACGAATTTAGTTTTTGTCATTGGCTAACTCGTTGTGGTACAACAAAGTCGCTTTTTTATGTGGCCGCCTGACTACGGATCAGAAGGTTGGGGGTTCGACTCCTCCTGGGCGCGCTTTTAAGATTCAATTTCTTGGCTACGGATAGGTTTGAAACCAGTTTTTTTGCAGACCTGATGGCTATACTCCCCGCAATTGACGACAGTTTCTGGATGAAAAAAGCGCTGGTCGAAGCGCATTTAGCCGCTGAAAAAAAGGAAGTACCGGTCGGCGCCGTCGCCGTTTTCGAAAACAAAATCGTGGGCCGGGGGCATAATCAGGTGGAATCGCTGAAGGATGCCACAGCACACGCCGAGATGATTGCACTCACCTCCGCCTCACAAACCGTGGGCGACTGGCGGCTTTCCGGCGTCACCCTTTTTTCCACCCTCGAGCCCTGCGTGATGTGTGCCGGGGCGGCCATCCTATCCCGGATCGACCGGCTGGTTTTTGCCGCCCGCGACCCCAAGGCGGGGGCCTGCGGCTCGGTGGTGGACATTCTGGCCAATGGCAGGTTTAACCATCAGGTAAAAGTCGAGTTCAAACCGCTGCCGGAGGCGGAAGCGCTCTTAAAAAAATTTTTCAAAACTTTGCGTGACAAACCCGTAAATAAGGGGTAGTGATGCAGGAACTGATAACCCGGCAGATTTTTGAAGAGACCTTAAAGCGGGTTTTAATCTGGGGGATGCTCTTGAATTTGGGCGTTCCCACCGGCCTTTTGCTCGTTGCCTATTTTTTGACCGGCACCGGCACGGTTTTACACGTTTTGCCGGAAGTTCTGAACATCGCTTTTATCCTTTTTCTGCTCGTCTCGCTGGCTGATTTGGGAGTGGCGGCTTGGATGCGCTTCTTTCTTTTGACACCTTCCCGGATGGCCGCGCTGGCGGAAGCGCGCAAAGCCACCCTTTCCGGCGTGCTTTTGAGCACCACGATAACCATATACTTGCTTTGTCTGGTTTCCGCCGTTTTGGGATTTGCGTATTTTGTTTTGGGCGGGCAGGTGGAAAAGGGTCTTTTGCTTCTGGTTTTCAACCTGCTCGGCTACCAGTTTTTGCGCCCCCGGCCGGAGCTGGTGAAAAAGCTTTTGGGTTTTACGGGCGGCGCGTAAATTCCGTCCGATTTTTCTGGAGAGGTGCCAGAGCGGTTGAATGGGGCGGTCTCGAAAACCGTTAGGCCCTTGCGGGTCTCGAGGGTTCGAATCCCTCCCTCTCCGCCAGAATTCTGTTTAAGAATTCTGGCCGAGCAATCGAGAATCGAAAATGGCTCCAGCCACGCCGTGTGCGTAGCGCCGTCTTTTCAGGAAAAGTGATATATATTAGGTAATTGATGAAAGTGTTTATTTTTGGTGCTGGAGCGTCTTTGGCTTCCCAAAACGATTCGAACAGGATTGGGGAAAGTCAAAAAGCGCCATTGGTCGATGACCTATTCAAACCACAATACTGGTCTTACGCTGAACAATTAGGTTTTACTGGCGATGATTTTGTTGAATACCACAATGCGGTTGTGTCCGGCTGTCCTCTTGAACAGTTATTAACAGATAAGTGGCAAGCTATTCTTCAGAAAAAACACAGAATGACAATGGATGCCGAGAGGAAAGATTTTGGAAGAATTACATTTTATATTTGGTGGCTTTTGCAGAACGTATCAAGAACTTATAGCTCAGAAAATCTTTATAGGATTTTTTTTAAAAAGTTAAAAGACCGGGATGAACTCTTTGGGGTGATTAATTTCAACTATGATACCCTTTTAGACCGGGCACTGGAAGAGATTTACGGTAGAACCTTCTTAAGGATTGAGGACTATCTAAGTAGTTTTCCCTATCTGAAACCTCATGGCTCCGTGAATTGGTTTATTTTGAAGCGCACGAGTGACCCTGCAATACAGCAAGGCGAAGTGGCAATTGATATTAAGGCGAGAATTAGTGTGGCAAGTAGTCGATTTTTCTTTGACCCCCTTGAAATGGGCAACCCTGAAATGTGGCTCCCGTCTCACTCTGCTCTTAACGACTTGGATGTCATTGCTTCTTCCCGATTTAAAAACCAATATGCCTATCCCTTGGTTTTGCTTCCGTTGACAAGTAAAATGTATGAGCAATTTGTGGGATTTAAACAACAAATAATCGATGCTGCGAAAAGAATTATTGCTGAAGCAACAGAAATCTACCTTGTTGGTTACCGAGCCGCAGATGAAGTAATAAAGGAAATTTTTGAAACCGTGAAACTTAATACCCCTTTGTATGTTGTAAATCGTGGTGATGAAACTCGTAAGATCGGAAACGATATTTTAACGTGGAAACGCGAACTGAAAAGTACAAAAGGGTGGGATACTGGTTTTGCGGGTTTTATCGAGGATTACTTCAAAACTTAGAGGGTGAAGCGGAAAAATCAGGATTTGCTGTCTTTGTTCTTCTTGACCCACTCCTTGACCATCTGTTCAAGGATATTCAAAGGCACCGGGCCGCTGCCCAAAACCAAGTCGTGAAAGGCGCGGATGTCGAATTTCTCCCCCAAATCCTTCTGCGCCATTCCCCGCAATTCCGAAATTTTTAACTGCCCGATTTTGTAGGCCAGGGCCTGCCCGGGCCAAACGATGTAACGATCCACTTCCACGGTAATGTCGTGTTCGGCCTTGCCGATGTTCTGCGTAAAATAATCAATGGCCTGCTGGCGGCTCCAGCCCTTCCAGTGCATCCCCACGTCCACCACCAAGCGGATGGCGCGCCACATTTCATAGGTCAACTGCCCAAATTTGGAGTAAGGGTCTTCGTAAAACCCCATATCGTATCCCAAACCCTCGGAATAAAGCCCCCATCCTTCGCCGTACGCCGTGTACCAGCCCCAGCGGCGGAATTCCGGCAGCTCCTCCAGCTCCTGGGCAATGGCGGTCTGCAAATGATGCCCCGGCACCGCCTCGTGCAAACTCAAGGCCTCCATCTCCCATTTGGGCCGGGATTTCAAATCATAGGTGTTGGCAAAATAGTAGCCGGGACGGCCCGCTTTGAGCGAACCCGGTTCGTAATAGGCGGTCGTCTGCGATTTTTCGGCATAGGCCGGTACCGGTTTGATGCCATACGGCAGCCGGGGCAAATGGCCGAAAAGCTTGATCAGTTCCGGGTCGGCCCTTTTGCAAATATCCCGGTAGGCTTTTAGCAAATCCTCCGGTTTGGTAAAGAAAAACTGCGGGTCCTTGCGCAAAAACTGGGAAAAGGCGGCAAAATCTCCTTTAAAGCCAGTCTCTTTGATAACCTTTTCCATCTCGGCGCGAATGCGCTTTACTTCGCTTTCCCCGACATTGAAAATCTCATCCGGCGTCATCGCCGTGGTGGTGTACGACTTGACCAGATAAGCATACCACTTTTTTCCGTTGGGAAGCTCCGACAAGCCGATGCCGGCTCGACAGCCGGGGATGTAGGTTTTTTCGAGATAATTCGCCAGCTCTTCAAAAGCCGGCACGATTTCACGGCTGTAAATCGAATGCGCCTCTTTGCGGAGTTTTTCCTGTTCGGCTGCCGGTATCGTACTGGGAAATTCCTTGAAGGCGACCAAAACCGGCGCTTCGGCCGGGTTTTTCACGATTTGATTCCGCACCTGCTGGGGAACATCCCGCAGAGTAACCTGCGGCGGGGTGACCCCTTCCTTCAAACCCTTTTCCAAAAGCGTTCGCACCTGGGCGACCAATGCAGGAACCGCTTTTAACCGGGACAGAATATCCCGGTAATCCTTGACCGAATTGGCGGAACTGATGGTCAAAAGTTGGGCGATATCCTGCTGAACCCCGCCCATCTGGGAGATGGGCATCAGTTCGGAGGGGAACTCCGCCCCTTCGATATCCAAAACGATTCTATCCTTGAA harbors:
- a CDS encoding DUF885 domain-containing protein, giving the protein MALPAPVSAQTEMSAFQKKLAEIIQSKGKTADSARLKQLFDEYWKYNMEENPEWATYIGYPGLNDRWGDRSLAAIERRKRENLSIMEAVNSIAKEKLSQTDQLNYDLFKDRIVLDIEGAEFPSELMPISQMGGVQQDIAQLLTISSANSVKDYRDILSRLKAVPALVAQVRTLLEKGLKEGVTPPQVTLRDVPQQVRNQIVKNPAEAPVLVAFKEFPSTIPAAEQEKLRKEAHSIYSREIVPAFEELANYLEKTYIPGCRAGIGLSELPNGKKWYAYLVKSYTTTAMTPDEIFNVGESEVKRIRAEMEKVIKETGFKGDFAAFSQFLRKDPQFFFTKPEDLLKAYRDICKRADPELIKLFGHLPRLPYGIKPVPAYAEKSQTTAYYEPGSLKAGRPGYYFANTYDLKSRPKWEMEALSLHEAVPGHHLQTAIAQELEELPEFRRWGWYTAYGEGWGLYSEGLGYDMGFYEDPYSKFGQLTYEMWRAIRLVVDVGMHWKGWSRQQAIDYFTQNIGKAEHDITVEVDRYIVWPGQALAYKIGQLKISELRGMAQKDLGEKFDIRAFHDLVLGSGPVPLNILEQMVKEWVKKNKDSKS
- the tadA gene encoding tRNA adenosine(34) deaminase TadA; this translates as MAILPAIDDSFWMKKALVEAHLAAEKKEVPVGAVAVFENKIVGRGHNQVESLKDATAHAEMIALTSASQTVGDWRLSGVTLFSTLEPCVMCAGAAILSRIDRLVFAARDPKAGACGSVVDILANGRFNHQVKVEFKPLPEAEALLKKFFKTLRDKPVNKG